The following proteins are encoded in a genomic region of Blastopirellula marina:
- a CDS encoding response regulator transcription factor encodes MPTNPTVFVIDDDPAARESIGMLIRSLGLQVETYASAEQYLQSFDAARPGCVVTDMRMLGLSGLELQEQLVEMGQRIPVILISAHANMQIAVKAMRNGAVTFLEKPCQQQEIIDAVNEAISLDARWRQEGREEAEARENYEKLNAGEREVMKLMMVGKANKVIANRLDVSLRTVEARRHNVFKKMGVDNIPDLTRLAMKIDELRAEIEANNDLNDSPDEDE; translated from the coding sequence ATGCCGACGAATCCGACCGTGTTTGTCATTGACGACGATCCAGCGGCCCGCGAATCGATTGGAATGTTGATTCGATCGCTTGGACTCCAAGTGGAAACGTACGCTTCGGCGGAGCAGTATCTCCAATCGTTCGATGCGGCCCGGCCTGGCTGTGTAGTGACCGACATGCGCATGTTGGGGCTCAGCGGTTTGGAACTGCAGGAACAACTCGTCGAAATGGGACAACGTATTCCCGTGATCTTGATTTCGGCGCACGCTAATATGCAGATTGCTGTTAAGGCAATGCGTAACGGCGCAGTTACCTTCCTGGAAAAGCCTTGCCAACAGCAAGAGATTATCGATGCCGTTAACGAAGCGATCTCGCTCGATGCTCGGTGGCGTCAGGAAGGTCGAGAAGAGGCCGAGGCTCGCGAAAACTACGAGAAGCTCAACGCTGGCGAACGAGAAGTCATGAAGCTGATGATGGTCGGCAAAGCCAACAAGGTGATTGCCAACCGCTTGGATGTCAGCCTTCGTACGGTCGAAGCTCGCCGTCACAATGTGTTCAAGAAGATGGGCGTTGACAACATTCCCGATCTAACTCGTCTGGCGATGAAGATCGACGAACTGCGTGCCGAGATCGAAGCCAACAACGACCTCAATGATTCGCCCGACGAGGACGAATAG